TCCATCAGATTCTCTGAAGTCACCTCAGACAGGTCTGCTGGCGTCTCATCAGGAGGGACAGCGTCCTCATGTTCCCGCATGTCCACTTCCTGAGAGGGAGCACCAACATCATCCCCTGCAGACGTGCTGCTCTGTTTCAGGTCTTCAGTTTCAGGTTCCTTCTGAGCCGTCTCCTCCTCCATCAGCTCTTCTACGTTCTCCTCAGTCTGCTGTGATTCGCGTAAATCTGGAGTTTGTAATTCTTCTACTTTAGCTTCTGAACTCAGAGAAACGCAGACCTGTTCCAAAGCAGCTTCTTCCTCCTTCAACTCAGGTGTAGGAGGATTCTGCAGAGACGCTCTGGGCTTTCTGGACTTCTTTAGAAGAACAGGCGAGTTCTCCTGGAGCGGGGAGGACTCTGAACTGGCCTCTGGTGCAGGTAAAGACCTCTTTTTTGAATACCTAGCCCTGCTTTGGGAAGACTCGGACTCAGAAGACTGTGACGACTGACGTCTGCTGGCGACGAAGCCAGGACTGAACTCTAACATCTTCCTTCTTCTGGTCTTTCCTTTGGCATGACTGGTGGGTGTGGAGCTCTGCCAACTCCTCAGTTGTCTCACTGAGACGTCGCTGTCCCCTTTGTTCCCAGAGTCTGCTGCTTCAGAGGACTTTACCCGTCTGGATCTTCGTTTGGACTGACCACTGAGAGACGAAGGTGTGACCTGAGAGTCGTCTTGACTCATGACCTGAGAGTCGTCTTGACTCATGACCTGAGAGTCCTCTTGACTCATGACCTGAGAGTCCTCTTGACTCAGGTCTTCTCCTACAGAATCTTCCGTCTGGGGTTCATCTTTAATCATCTCCTCACTTACTGACGTGTTTGGTGTTCGGTCGAGGGACTGATCAGTGGCGGTGTCTTCCTGTGCACCGGACTCTGTGGCGGTCCTCTCTACCAGTTGGATCTTCATGTCCGTCTCTGGACCTCCATCCTGTTTGTTACTAAACTCTACAGAGTCCTCTACAACAGCCTGGCCGGACCCACCTCTGACCTTCTTAACCTCCGTCTCCTTTGGTGACTTGCTCGGCCGGCCACGTCTTTTTCGGCCTTCAAATCTAGAGAGTGTTTCTGATTGGACGTCACTCTGATTGGACTCTAAGCTCCTCTTGTGTTCAGGATAATCCAGGAAGTCTGCGGAGTTACTGTAGAGTCGGATCTTCTTTCGAGGTCTACCCAGAGAGCTGGGCTGGCTCAGTTCTCCGGAGGTTCTGAGAGTCCGTGATCGCAGCCGGTCTCTGGGGCTGTTCTCCTCGGCAACCTGTCTACTCCTGGTATTTGGTCCCCTGGGTGATATTTTAGGAGATTCCTTTTTCAGATCTTCTCCAGACTCTTTGGGTTTGACCTTTGCCTCTCGTTCCACCGGATCTTCTCCAGGGAGCTGCGGTCTGACTCTGTGGCGTCCGGATCTCCTCGGCTCCTCTGAAGGTGAGTGAGAAGCCTCTGGTGAGGGTGTGTGCTCCTGGATGGAGGGTTCGGGTTCTTCCATCGGAGTTGTGCCATCCTGACCTTCAGCCTGTGTGTCAGGGATAACATCCTCATCCTCAGCGGAGTCTCTTTGCAGTCTCACAGGCTCACTCTCTGTCCTGGAGTCTTTAGGCCTCTGAGGAGACTCGCCCAGCAGGACCTGAGGACTAGACTCTATATGAGCCGAGTCCTGGGGGGCCTCACTGGCCAGCGTGTTGGTGGTGCTGGAGTGGTCCGGGCTGCTAGAGGTCTTAACTAGAGGACCGGTGAAGGAGGACACACTGCTGGGGCTGGCAGGTTTCCCCTCGCCATACTTCTCCAGAGTGATGAACGACTGCCGCCGACTGCTGGACTTCTGAGGAGTCCCTGAAACCAAATCTGAAGAAGCGGATGTGTTTGGACTCGCTTTATCGTCTGCGTCGCCATCGTCCACCCCCCCGCCACCTCCTGGCGTGTGTGAGGAGTCTGGGATGATGTCCTCCTGCAGCTGGATCTCCATCGCTCCACCAGTCGTAGGGCTTGCATCGTCTTGGGTCTCCTTTGTTAGAGCGTCATTCATCTGTTGGTCTTTGTGAGGAACCTGAGGAGACCAAGGTGAGACCTGTCAGCTGATGTGGCGGTAAAACACAGAACATCCGTGTCTCTACAGCAGGTGTGCGCCGTTACCTCCTCTTTAGCAGTGCTGCTCTCCGGTTCAGCCACAACACTGTTGTCCCTGTAAGAGCGTCAGAGGTGAAACGAAAGCTTTTCACTCACAACGGAGGAATTTACCGAGATCTCCGTCTGAACTCACGAGTCCTCCTGGCTCTGGGTGTACCGAGTAAAGACGCTCGTGTCCTGAGACGCATCCAGGTTGTTGTACATGGCAGGAATGTCCACCCTGTCGCACAAGTCAGAACAATAaaggtgagtgcgtgcgtgtgcgtgtgtgtgtgcgtgcgtgagtgtgtgtttaATCTGACCTTTTGGTCCTCTTCATCTCTTTCTGGTGCTCCGTCAGCACCCGCTCTTTGGTCTCAGGGGGAATGAAGACAAAATCGACTGAATCTTCTTCTTCCAGGAGCGACGGTCTGTGTGGAGGTTTGGGAGAACCAAAGTCCAGTTTAGTCTGCAGAGAAGAGAGACACCACGAGCTGTCAGATTCCCAGATCAGCGTGCCAACACATCCGGGAACAAGCGGGATCCCCCCAGGAGTCCCGGCATCTCGCTACAGCGATCCCAATACCAGCACCGTTTCCACGCCGGCGCTTCACCAAACTTCACACAAGGCAACTGCTGTTGGGTTACGTGCAACCTGAGCCCCCCCCGAGGCGAGTTTAAACGTACAGAAACGGATTTGGACGTTCTGGTGGAGATCTGGCTCTCTTGCTCTGCAGCCTTGCCCAGAAGAGAATCTCTTTTTCTCGTGGAAGAAATGGGCACCCCGCTGAGTTTGGTCTCCATCTGAGAGTTTTCACTCTGAAAAAGGACCCAGGAATACAATTCAGACTCAAACTGGAGTCTAAACATGAAGGTAAGGGAAGCACCTTTAAAGAAACTCACCGAGTAAGATCCACTGAGCTCCTCTGGAACGCCAACGGCCTCAAAGCCAGGGAGGATGATGGGAGTCTTCTGCTTCACCTGGCTCAGGACCGGCCTGTGTGACAGGAACACCATGACTCTTTCTGCAGCTGTAAACTCATCTACATCACATCTGGCAGGACCAGAACGCAGATACTTCACCTGATTTCCTCTGGGTACGTCAGGCTGAGGCAGGAGGCGAAGGTGGCGTTCCAGAACTGAGTGACCAACAGGCGTAGGTGTTTGTTCTTGTGAGGAAACAGCACACAGAGCAGAGGCGACAGCAGGGCCAGCAGCTCATCGCTGAAGGCTAACGCAGCGCGGGTCTGCAGGCAGCTAAGGACTTCACCCAGAAGCTTCTCCAGCTGTAGAAGGAAAATGATTTGCTTTTAATGCGTGGACAGACTCCTGATGTCTGTGCTCCATGGTTCAGAAAGAGCTGACCTTCTCCAGAACACGAGGGGTGAACTTGGGAGGTTCGCTGGCAGCTTGTTTGTAGAACAGGACGAGGGTCTCCATCAGGAGGCTCAGCGTCTCCTGGACAGCGTTGGTGAGGACCAGGTTGGTGAAGAGGGCCGACAGGATGGAAACCAGGGCCAAGCCAGTGGGCTCAGAGGACGGGTCTGGGGAGTGGAGGTACACCTGCAGACACTCCACCAGCAGGGTCAGGAAGGTAGACAGGTTCCTCAGGGCTTTGCTCTGCTTCCGCACCCAGTTCACAGGAGTGTGAGGGGCTGGAAAACAAACGACCCCGTCAGCGGCAGGAACTCTACAAACAGCAGCTGAAGTCGATCTGAGCTCTTACACTTCAGCTTTTGTTGAAAGTGAGGAGTGTACGGGGAGAAGTCCACACACTCCACCATGACATGCAGGATACTGGCAACAGCGCTCAAAGCTGCAGGAACCTGCAGGAAGACCACATAAGGAGTTTGCTTAAAGCACAAACTAACGAGGACCTATGAGAGCCGCTCAGCCAACGCACCGCCAACACCTCTCGGTCCACCACGGCGGCCATCTTTgaacaaaactcctcacagcagaCGTTCTCCTCGGCCGTGGCCACCAGAGCGGAGCAGCGAGCAAAAACCTTGTACAGCTTGGCCCACGAGGACagcatcgacctctgggctgCCTGAACCAAACACAGCAGCCGGATCAGCAGAGCAGCAGCAAACACCAATGACGGCGAGATCAGATCTAAAACCGGACCTGTGGGAGCGGCGGTCCACAGAGGAGGTGCTGGACCGGAAACATCAGAGCAGAATGCACGGTGCTGAAGTTGTGCTCCAGAGCATCGCCTTGGTTTACCTCATTAGACTGGAAACATGGAAATGGATTGCATCAGATGAAGTAAACGCCCCCCAGGTAACGCCCAGACCCGCCCCGCCTACCTGTGTGATGCTGTCGGTCAGCGGGCCGACGATAACGGCCCACAATCTCCACAGCTGCTCCTTGTTCTGCAGGGACCCGGCGCTGTGCCCGATGGCGCCTAGCACCGTCTCTGTAAATGCCAGAGGGGAGGTAGGACCCGACAGGCCACAGGACACCAGCAGCTGCAGGCAGCGAAAGAACCTGCGGAACAATGAGACGGTTACGGACCAATACAGCGGCCGGATTATTAGCAACACAAACGCCAGACCCACTTCTCGTCCTCTATGACGGTCGGCAGCAGGTGGCtgtcgaggaggaggaggatgaggaagagAGACGGAGTACCCTGATGATGAAACAAGGCAGAGCTTAGTCTGAGCACCAATGTGCAAAAGAGAAACAGGAAGTACTCACGTTTAGCACGTCCATCTTGCCCACTTGGTAGGAAGGAGAGCCCAGAACTTTCTGTGGGATGCCCGTCACTGTGGCCTCAAACAGAACCTGCACCGGTCCAGCAGATCAGTCGCGTTAGTAACTGTAAGTAACCCTCACACAGCAGCATGAAAAACAGGCAGGAGCTTAAGTTTGAACTAGAGCTGCATTTGAGCGATGACATCACAGCGTGCGTGTGCTCAACACTCACGCTGTGATGTCTCGGCGTGTTCTGAACACCATTGGGTTTGTCGTCAACCAGGTGGCGCGAGTGCAGCGGTGCTCGTTTCGTTAAAGACattttttctttttcaggacTTTTTTTGCACAAAAACGAAACAGAAACCTAAATTTATCCCGCAAGTTTCGACAAAAATCCAATCAGAGTCCAGAGCCGGCTACTGGTAACCGCAGACATCATACAATGCTAACTAAACTACTTGGCAACGCGTGCGACCGAGGAGCAGAGGAGGTCCTGGAGGTTCTCGCAGGTGTGGAACAGAACATGGACTGGAATCGGATTCATGCGGTTTATCTGTCGCTCCACAGAGTCCCACATCCCAGCACGGCTCCAGGCGGAGCACCTGTCATGCGCTCCAACGCCTTTAGAGAGCACGCTCTGACAAAAACTTCCATCTTCAATCCAGCGCATCGCAAACACAATCACCAGACTTTCACAAGGACTAGGGCTGCACaacatatcgcaaatatatcgatATCAGCAGGCACGATATGCatgtcgcaaagaacagataaatatcgtaatgaatggttagcttaaatgtttgctacacatgattAATTCTGTCCATCAAACAGAAccatgatgttttttaacaaatcaaatagagctcttcacccatttggccaatcgggtgggttctcataggttagacgcccgcccccgaggcggacggcacttcatttagatggttagcaaacacctgagttagcttcgttAGCTCTTTTAGCTGATTCTGCTCTTCCCAGGATCCACGAATCGCCTTtccttgttcattttatttttccctttcctcacatttttagcttttctcatttttatgatttttaaatttttttgtttttgattatttttgttcccgagttaagtttttatttatcgcaagtagtatcgtcatcgcaatattaatcactgttatcgaatatcgcaggttttcttaATGTGCTGCCCTAACAAGGACTAAAATGTAatgaaatacattttaaataatattaactaaataaaaagattaaaacatcataaaaatgggAAGACTAACTATTGTGACTACATGTAACACGACATCGGGTTCCGGTCGGGTGTTTTAGCACCAGAAGAATGACTCCATGGGTAAAATCGTTAGTGGATCTACACGAGTGCAGCATACCAGGGTCGTCCCGGCATCACGCAGCTCTAGTTCAGCTAACCCAGACGGCTCCGTGGCATCAGGAACTTACCAGGACTTTGTCTGCAGGCAGAGCCCGTGAAGCTACGATGTTCTGCAGCGCCTGAAGCATCAGCGTCAGCACCTCACAGCCCTGGCGATCCTTCTTACTGCCTACTCACAGAACCACAACACAGACTTGGTTTAGAACCCAGCAGGAGCCACTCTGGTGAGTTTGGTTTGAAAGACGAGTCATCACTGGGGACACGCCCCCTCAGTCTTTCATCTCATCACAGCGGCCCCGGCCACAAAGAACTGAGGCTCAGACCTAAACTGATGATAGAGCTGGGAGTGGGCGGGACAGAAGATGAGGACGGGGTCTCGCTAGTCCTCCCTATGAGAGACCAAGTCCTCAACCCAATCAGAGTGCTCTATGTGGAGCTGCTGGGCTAGACCCACAACTCGAGACCTGCCCACAGAGCAGCAGCCACAAAGTCTGCCTTCACCCAAACTCTATTTAACCCATGATGCATTTCATCACATCACACCCTCACTGGCCCTGGGACGGGCTACTACTTATCTGTAGTTCGTCTCTTACCAGTCTCTATGGCCATGCTGACAAACCGGACCAGACTAGTCCAGATGACGGCTAACAGGGGCTCTGCAGACAGACGTGAGACAGTAATGTTTATGTTAATTTTATTTAAgaacaataatcatcatcatcgaaCTTCTATAGAGCTTGTTTAGGACGCTTCCAtgaactctcacattcacacactgctagtgatggtaagctactttgtagccacagttgccctggggcggAGGCGAGgcagccatttggcgccgtcgacccctccgaccaccaccagctcaGAACGCTTCAACTGAAACAAGGTTCTACGAGAGCGTTTACCTGGAGCTTCTTTGCCAGAGTTGATGAATCCATCTTTGATGCTGGAGACGAGCACGGCGGCGTGTTTCATAAAGGAGGAAGCACCGGTCAGCAGCGGGTGGTGTAAGGGCTCTGGAACAAGGAGCAGGAGGCCAGTTCAGGCCCACCAGTAGCCAATGAGACGATTAAAATCTCTGAGCTAGTTTCACTTTTCCCTTCAGCAACAATCAGCCAGGTAAGGTTTAGGAACAACAGCTGATTGGCTCTCACCCCAAGTCAGTCATATCCACGCGTGTAATACACACAGTTGTCTTAACGTCGCACCTCTCCGACTCAAACACGCCATTAGTAACCACATCAATCACAAACACTGCTAGCTGGCGTTTACACATCCTGCTGGGTTTGTTCACAAACAGCTGATGTGTGGCTCTGACTCACCCAGGCTCAGAACTAGCTTGTTCTTTGCTGCAACAGCAATGACCTCCGGACCCAGGAAGTAGTGGAGCAGcatctccaggcccagcagctggATGGAGGAGAAGTTGGTGGAACTCTGCATGCTGGAGTTCAGGCTGAACCAAGGGGACCTGGCTGGGCTGTTGAAGCTGGAGCTTCCTGCTGCAGACAGAACCAATCAGCACCATCAGGGTTTCAGGTGTTCGGGGGTCTGCTCGTTCAGCACAAACACGGACCCTACCAGACTTTGGCGTGCTGGGTACGATGGCTCCATTTTGAGCGGCTGCACGAGAAGGTGTGCCAGGAACAGCGGAGGGGTCAGAGCCAATGGTGGACTGAAGTAGAGGCGCGGAAACCTGTGGAAAAGCAAACACCACTCAGTCCCTACACACGGCTCAGAGTTCGGAAACCAGAATGAAACAACCCAAGTGAGGCTGACCTGATCAAAGTTAGAGGACAGGTTGGGTCCCAGCTGCACCACCAGGTACCACCACACCTCCACCTTAGTGAGCAGCAGGGCTTCCGTCCTGACTTGGATGGACAGGAGTGGCTGCATGAGGAGCTTCATGCGCTTGGCACTGCACAGAATATCTGGAAGAGTCCCAAACTTTACTTCCATGCTTGAAGAGCTGAAGAGTTCAGATGAGTGAAGAAGGGACGACTGAGCTCACCTGGATTAAGAGCAAAGTTATCGATGAGGCTCTTCCAGGCGATGAAGGCAATCTTCTTAATGGTGGGAGAGGAGCTGCGGAAACCCAGCTCCTCTAGATACAGCAGAGCGTTGATGAACGGACCTCCTCTGTGCAGAAGCTGTCCAGGAAACGTGTGACCCGGTGAGTTTACCCATCTGTCTACAGATGTGTGGAGACAACATGTCAACCCCTCACCTTCCCAAGCAGCTTGACAAACAACGACCAGAGCTTCAGCACGTTTGTTTCATTCTTGGAggtgaaaagcttctgcagctccggGATCAGTTTCTGTGGGGTGAAACGCAGCCTGGTGTCAgagctgacctttgacctgtccGCACAACAAGCCGGAGTGAGAAAGGACCAAACTCACGGAGCACATCATTGGTTCGATGACAGCAGCCACCTCCGTCTGCTTGGCCAGGAGCAGAGGCATGCCCATCTCCAAGGCCGAAGCAGCGCGCAGACGCACCTTGGAGGCAGAGTGCACCACCAAAGGGACCACCAGCTTCACCCACTGCACCGCCCTGTCACCCATCTGGGTCGGGACCTGATCCAGCATCCTGTGAGCAGCAGACCCACGCCAGCGTCACGCTAAGATGCTTAAACACTAAATGACTTTCAGGTAGGAGCCAGATTTCACCTGATGATGACGTTGAGGGCTTCATGCTCCATCACCACCGACTGAAGGTCCTCCCTGCTCCACACGCTCTCCAGAGAACTCAGCACCGACGACACCTGCAGAACACAAGCAGCAGGGGTCAACGGCACCTCAGCACCACTGAAGCAGATCTCCCGACTGTCGCGCATCCGATCCTCCTCACATGTTTGGCGACTACATCTGCAGGGAAGTTCTGCTTGGAGATGACCCATAATGCTCTGGTGCAAGTGTTCTTATCAGTTGATTTAGTCACAAGGGAACAAAGTGCCGACAGTATCTGTGCTGCAAACGTCTCTGTGGAGAGAAGGAACGGAGACTGAGCAGGGACCCCCAGGTCGGCGCTGACGTCTGGTGGACAGCAGCACCTACCAGAGACTCCAGCGACGACGTGGGAGTGGTACACACAAAACCCTAAAGCCTGTAGCGCGGCCTGGCTCAGTTCGGCATTGGGACTGGTCATGTGGTCCTGGAGACAAACAAGATTGCACGTTAGGCTTCGCCCTAGCCCTCTCCAACACTTTCCAGAAATCACACACAAGTGAAGTCAGAGAACCTTTGAGCTCGTCGAGCTGGAAACTGACTTTAACTGATGGTTTAATAAGTTTGTGGTTTATAAACTTAGAAAGCTCCACGGCCCCTAAAGGCACGTTTCCAACATCGGAACGTCAGGGTAATTTTACCGGAAAGGACCAAACTCACGGAGCATGCCGGaacttcccagcatgctcctgcaGCGGGCCAACAGAGGAACATTTTCAGGAACCAGAAGAGCACCGGAGCTGAGGTAGGTCCTCTgaatcagtgttgggaacgttactttaaaaaagtaattagttatagttactaattactttgtcaaaaaaggaattcagttactgagttacaagattataaaagtaactaaataccaagaaaaataactacttagttacttttttcattaaagcatgcaagaattactacaatagtgaaatataaatgactaatgactggaacataataaaatgtatgtccaaatgtttttataaacctgaataatataaataaataagcacttaacaggaggaactactaacaggaacattacacttatctagactattaaaaggtcactgtgtgatatttaacaagaccccaatcagctaaaatttaaaattgcaaatagaaacacctgtaaaggttcctgagcctttaaatggtctatcagtctagttaaattacagaaattaatgtaattttgtacagtattctaatttttccagcttcacataattgtgtgtttttagcagcatttctgttgatggtaatctagtaatggttaaaaaaataaataaaatcctttaaaatgacactagaagaggcacaagcctgatggaggacttacatttactaacgtgggtcagacccaaccacagaagagctgaagctggatggtaaacacacacaggtagttctgataacacctgagttcCATGACgtgtgagactgatgcatcagtgctacagcgggactaaagacatgatcaggaacaggttacagctggatgatctaggaaggtagaagatcaggacgtctgagtggtgaacaggtgagcggaccttcgggacgtcccgctgtcacgctaagaagggcacggctgcagatccacacctgcagtcgtagactattcatcacgtcttcctcgttcttcacggccgtgatgctcttggatgaaaacatctgcctctttagctcctgatcagctgatgacagcttcaacacaccgcgctgcttaacgcacgcatttccttatcagtaacagaaacgatgttttgataaaagaagacggtaattaattagtttgctcgttacagaaaaaattaacgcggttattttaaacggcgttattcccatcactgctcggaATGACCTGGTAGTCCCTGAGCAGAACTGTAACTCGTAAGAAAACGACATCACCCAAAACAAGCGGCATCAGTAAAACTGGAAGAGTTTCTGGTGAAGCAGAATAAAAGGAAAACACGAGCAGTATTCACGTTGAAAATGCAGCGGCACGTTAGTACGgagcaggggcggttctagaccaaattttccaggggggccacagtggggccagtattttttcatgggggcgcaagaaaaaaaaatcataattaaagacaatgaacaagtaaactattacagcaaatgcagtaatggtttacttgtgaaagtaaaactggcatgtttttatggtactcagaaaacaattctgaatgcttcaccgcaacatgagacttgagtaaaaaaaaataattctagttgattattatagtttgtgactttatttgaagattatatgaactgtacatatgaaaaataaacattcaaacaaataaaatatctgcacaatacaatttgttttttgtagtcaacacacacacacacacacacacacacacacacacacacacacacacacacacacacacacacacacacacacacacacacacacacacacacacacacacacacacacacaca
This sequence is a window from Nothobranchius furzeri strain GRZ-AD chromosome 14, NfurGRZ-RIMD1, whole genome shotgun sequence. Protein-coding genes within it:
- the rif1 gene encoding telomere-associated protein RIF1 isoform X3, with the translated sequence MMATAGPSTFSSFLPLLEILEDSSAGQSEQTDAYLTIAIRLGGEEGRQFLPTVEKNFSRLCKVLLDHMTSPNAELSQAALQALGFCVYHSHVVAGVSETFAAQILSALCSLVTKSTDKNTCTRALWVISKQNFPADVVAKHVSSVLSSLESVWSREDLQSVVMEHEALNVIIRMLDQVPTQMGDRAVQWVKLVVPLVVHSASKVRLRAASALEMGMPLLLAKQTEVAAVIEPMMCSKLIPELQKLFTSKNETNVLKLWSLFVKLLGKLLHRGGPFINALLYLEELGFRSSSPTIKKIAFIAWKSLIDNFALNPDILCSAKRMKLLMQPLLSIQVRTEALLLTKVEVWWYLVVQLGPNLSSNFDQVSAPLLQSTIGSDPSAVPGTPSRAAAQNGAIVPSTPKSGSSSFNSPARSPWFSLNSSMQSSTNFSSIQLLGLEMLLHYFLGPEVIAVAAKNKLVLSLEPLHHPLLTGASSFMKHAAVLVSSIKDGFINSGKEAPEPLLAVIWTSLVRFVSMAIETGSKKDRQGCEVLTLMLQALQNIVASRALPADKVLVLFEATVTGIPQKVLGSPSYQVGKMDVLNGTPSLFLILLLLDSHLLPTVIEDEKFFRCLQLLVSCGLSGPTSPLAFTETVLGAIGHSAGSLQNKEQLWRLWAVIVGPLTDSITQSNEVNQGDALEHNFSTVHSALMFPVQHLLCGPPLPQAAQRSMLSSWAKLYKVFARCSALVATAEENVCCEEFCSKMAAVVDREVLAVPAALSAVASILHVMVECVDFSPYTPHFQQKLKSPHTPVNWVRKQSKALRNLSTFLTLLVECLQVYLHSPDPSSEPTGLALVSILSALFTNLVLTNAVQETLSLLMETLVLFYKQAASEPPKFTPRVLEKLEKLLGEVLSCLQTRAALAFSDELLALLSPLLCVLFPHKNKHLRLLVTQFWNATFASCLSLTYPEEIRPVLSQVKQKTPIILPGFEAVGVPEELSGSYSSENSQMETKLSGVPISSTRKRDSLLGKAAEQESQISTRTSKSVSTKLDFGSPKPPHRPSLLEEEDSVDFVFIPPETKERVLTEHQKEMKRTKRVDIPAMYNNLDASQDTSVFTRYTQSQEDSDNSVVAEPESSTAKEEVPHKDQQMNDALTKETQDDASPTTGGAMEIQLQEDIIPDSSHTPGGGGGVDDGDADDKASPNTSASSDLVSGTPQKSSSRRQSFITLEKYGEGKPASPSSVSSFTGPLVKTSSSPDHSSTTNTLASEAPQDSAHIESSPQVLLGESPQRPKDSRTESEPVRLQRDSAEDEDVIPDTQAEGQDGTTPMEEPEPSIQEHTPSPEASHSPSEEPRRSGRHRVRPQLPGEDPVEREAKVKPKESGEDLKKESPKISPRGPNTRSRQVAEENSPRDRLRSRTLRTSGELSQPSSLGRPRKKIRLYSNSADFLDYPEHKRSLESNQSDVQSETLSRFEGRKRRGRPSKSPKETEVKKVRGGSGQAVVEDSVEFSNKQDGGPETDMKIQLVERTATESGAQEDTATDQSLDRTPNTSVSEEMIKDEPQTEDSVGEDLSQEDSQVMSQEDSQVMSQDDSQVMSQDDSQVTPSSLSGQSKRRSRRVKSSEAADSGNKGDSDVSVRQLRSWQSSTPTSHAKGKTRRRKMLEFSPGFVASRRQSSQSSESESSQSRARYSKKRSLPAPEASSESSPLQENSPVLLKKSRKPRASLQNPPTPELKEEEAALEQVCVSLSSEAKVEELQTPDLRESQQTEENVEELMEEETAQKEPETEDLKQSSTSAGDDVGAPSQEVDMREHEDAVPPDETPADLSEVTSENLMEESVHHKPAGVEPVQDDQTQGQEEQSSEHTSDAHTEEDRDSGAETGRLDSDTSGSSEGGVRGIKNSPSKQKDQETGADSSPSNGQGRVTWSPSASPSTSILKKGQRRSLVEEVTSPLVKQSRRVSFANPIQQQETADDIDRRSPAVRTSSPRRSRVSGIPQLKQITTPTKGVVVLSPRTLHSPGYRSSKKSLISELSQEPRAVPSDCIYPALVGCSAPVEAVLPHLSSTMWSRGFGQLVRSRNIKTVGDLSALTPTDIKTLPIRSPKISNVKKALKIYEQQRKGRGGDELKSFDEMEMMTSELEETSAPENQNEVEEASGETGATEVTDKSSADEDATAAPDGPAGGQRPEEAVHPDRLVSAVEALTCRMTPLELSCCTPQQLVEMHEQLGGMMRSVVVELQTRLDHSDGAH